The sequence CTTCGGTTAGTCACACGCATTCCCATGCTTCATGGTGGATCGGCGTGATTCATGGCTTGGCGGGCGGGACGCACGTTTTAGGTGTGTTGCCTACTTTGGCCATGCCATCCCGCACGGCGGCGGCGGCTTATTTGATTTCATTTTCAGCCGGAACCATGATCGCTATGGCTGTTTTTTCAGCCGGAATCGGATGGATTTCTGTCAAATTGATCCATCGCAGTG comes from bacterium and encodes:
- a CDS encoding High-affinity nickel transporter; the encoded protein is SVSHTHSHASWWIGVIHGLAGGTHVLGVLPTLAMPSRTAAAAYLISFSAGTMIAMAVFSAGIGWISVKLIHRSVPLHSLLMGSGVVCIGLGFYWLWS